From the genome of Nocardia sp. NBC_01503, one region includes:
- a CDS encoding LapA family protein has protein sequence MFTIIGLIVLVAAVVVGVAGIVANSGESHTLQGGFTVFGHTYVGSSGLLFAYGILIGAIGICGLIMLLAGTWTTSRRGIAARRDLRQSRREMAAARKELGKPVTPAAPAKRFAPPTAEPAAAPAAAKPVMAKPAAKPAPAAQQQPQWSLNRFLHRPSADKSANPATTSK, from the coding sequence ATGTTCACCATCATCGGGCTCATCGTGCTGGTCGCGGCCGTGGTCGTCGGAGTCGCGGGCATAGTGGCCAACAGCGGCGAAAGCCATACGCTTCAGGGCGGATTCACCGTCTTCGGTCATACCTACGTCGGCTCCTCCGGCCTGCTCTTCGCCTACGGCATCCTCATCGGAGCCATCGGCATCTGCGGGCTCATCATGCTGCTGGCGGGCACCTGGACCACGTCTCGGCGCGGGATAGCCGCGCGCCGGGACCTGAGACAGTCGCGGCGCGAAATGGCCGCCGCGCGAAAGGAACTCGGCAAGCCTGTCACCCCCGCTGCACCCGCCAAGCGGTTCGCACCGCCGACGGCCGAGCCCGCGGCCGCGCCGGCCGCGGCCAAACCGGTCATGGCGAAACCGGCGGCGAAACCCGCACCGGCCGCACAACAGCAGCCGCAGTGGTCCTTGAACCGCTTCCTGCACCGGCCGTCGGCCGATAAATCGGCCAACCCCGCCACAACCTCGAAATAG
- a CDS encoding DUF6131 family protein, with protein sequence MIVLGLVLLVVGWLVGIPLLTTLGIIVLVAGLVLWALGSMGRPVGGRRWYY encoded by the coding sequence ATGATTGTTCTCGGACTTGTTCTGCTCGTCGTCGGCTGGCTGGTGGGTATCCCGCTGCTGACCACCCTCGGCATCATCGTGCTGGTGGCCGGGCTCGTACTGTGGGCACTCGGCTCGATGGGCCGCCCGGTCGGTGGTCGGCGCTGGTATTACTGA